A window of Metabacillus sp. B2-18 contains these coding sequences:
- a CDS encoding YqgQ family protein — translation MKTIYDVQQLLKKFGTIIYIGDRVSDLELMEEEMKQLYQSNLLEPKDYQMAVLLLRQEIQNLKDKDNLRLVICISKK, via the coding sequence TTGAAAACGATATATGACGTTCAGCAGCTTTTAAAAAAATTTGGAACGATCATTTACATAGGCGATCGAGTTTCTGACCTAGAATTAATGGAAGAAGAAATGAAACAGTTGTATCAATCAAATTTGTTAGAGCCAAAGGATTACCAAATGGCAGTTCTACTCTTAAGACAAGAAATACAAAACTTAAAAGATAAGGATAATCTACGTTTAGTGATTTGTATAAGTAAAAAGTAA
- a CDS encoding spore germination protein: MAYEVEKKIVTKDFQENTSYLNERLGVKKSFDVIQLDVEYAGRKMALFMVDGFVKDDILHYLMRYLSELTPEQLEENTLEKLLKTYIPYVEIEKTDDLNTVVGTVLAGPTALVIEGIDQVILIDARTYPVRGPQEPDMEKVVRGSRDGYVETIVFNTALTRRRIRDRSLRMEYLQIGRRSKTDVVVCYLEDIADMKHVEDLKKSLLAIDTDGLPMGEKTVEEFISGRHLNPYPMVRYTERPDTAAAHIYEGHVIVFVDGSPSALITPTTFWHHLQHAEEYRNKPIVGAYLRMVRFIAVWASIFILPLWYLFADNPGLLPPGMKFVGIEDPGQVPLLLQFLLIEVGIDILRMAAIHTPSSLATALGLVAALMVGQVAVEVGLLTNEVILYLAIAAIGTFATPSYELSLANRIYRIVLLLFTAWLGVIGLVAGITGWIIMLARMKSFNVPYLYPFIPFNARALRDVLFRSPMPLKNRRPTFLHPQDPDR, from the coding sequence ATGGCGTATGAGGTAGAAAAAAAGATTGTAACGAAGGATTTTCAGGAAAATACATCGTACTTAAATGAACGACTGGGTGTAAAGAAAAGCTTTGATGTAATTCAGCTCGATGTTGAGTATGCTGGACGTAAAATGGCGTTATTTATGGTGGATGGTTTTGTAAAAGATGATATCTTACATTATTTAATGAGATATTTATCTGAGCTTACACCTGAGCAGCTCGAGGAAAATACTCTTGAAAAGCTACTCAAAACGTATATCCCGTACGTTGAAATTGAGAAAACAGATGATTTAAATACTGTTGTTGGAACCGTTTTGGCAGGGCCAACAGCTCTTGTTATAGAAGGTATTGATCAAGTCATCTTAATTGATGCCCGTACATATCCTGTCCGTGGGCCACAGGAACCGGATATGGAAAAAGTTGTTAGAGGTTCAAGAGACGGGTATGTGGAAACAATCGTATTTAATACGGCATTAACAAGACGAAGAATTAGAGATCGATCTCTCAGAATGGAGTATTTACAAATAGGTAGACGTTCGAAAACAGATGTGGTTGTTTGCTATTTAGAGGATATTGCAGACATGAAACATGTTGAGGATTTAAAAAAGTCGCTACTGGCTATTGATACAGACGGTCTTCCTATGGGAGAAAAAACAGTTGAGGAATTTATCTCAGGTCGACATCTTAACCCATATCCCATGGTAAGATACACAGAACGTCCTGACACAGCAGCAGCTCATATATATGAGGGACATGTGATTGTTTTTGTCGATGGGTCTCCTAGCGCACTTATCACTCCAACAACATTTTGGCATCATTTGCAGCATGCTGAGGAATATCGAAATAAGCCGATTGTCGGAGCTTACTTACGAATGGTTCGATTTATCGCAGTGTGGGCTTCAATTTTTATTTTACCTCTGTGGTATTTATTTGCTGATAATCCTGGTCTATTGCCACCTGGTATGAAATTTGTTGGTATTGAAGATCCAGGTCAAGTACCATTACTTCTACAGTTTCTTCTGATTGAAGTTGGAATTGATATCTTAAGGATGGCTGCCATTCATACCCCATCATCGTTAGCAACCGCTCTGGGGCTTGTTGCCGCCTTAATGGTTGGACAAGTAGCGGTAGAAGTTGGCCTTCTAACAAACGAAGTGATTTTATATTTAGCCATTGCAGCAATAGGTACCTTTGCAACTCCTAGTTACGAATTAAGCCTAGCTAATCGAATTTACCGTATTGTGTTACTTCTATTTACCGCATGGTTAGGAGTAATAGGATTAGTAGCTGGAATTACTGGCTGGATTATTATGCTTGCGCGTATGAAGTCCTTCAATGTTCCATACCTATATCCGTTTATCCCATTTAATGCACGTGCTCTAAGGGATGTTTTATTCCGTTCACCAATGCCATTGAAAAATCGTCGACCAACATTTTTACATCCACAAGATCCTGATCGTTAA
- a CDS encoding ROK family glucokinase has protein sequence MNEKILVGVDLGGTTIKMAFINYYGEILEKWEIPTDKSGKAITTDIAKAIDTKLEELGMDKSRLGGVGMGAPGPVNLESGLIYETPNLGWVNYPLRDHLELETGLPAVIDNDANIAALGEMWKGAGDGAKDLICVTLGTGVGGGIISNGEVIHGVNGAGGEIGHVTVVPEGGAQCGCGKTGCIETIASATGIVRIAKEKLQSSDQDSILKTIADLTSKDVFEAAEKGDSLAVEVIDYVTFQLGLVLANLSNGLNPEKIVIGGGVSKAGDHLISRVEQYFKRFAFPRVAKAASISVATLGNDAGVIGGAWLVKTKLLNK, from the coding sequence ATGAATGAGAAAATATTAGTGGGTGTAGATTTAGGTGGTACAACAATCAAAATGGCATTTATTAATTACTATGGAGAGATTTTAGAGAAATGGGAAATTCCTACTGATAAATCAGGGAAGGCAATTACAACCGATATCGCTAAAGCAATTGATACAAAGCTTGAAGAACTAGGAATGGATAAATCAAGACTTGGTGGAGTAGGGATGGGCGCTCCTGGTCCAGTTAATTTAGAGAGCGGACTTATTTATGAAACACCAAACCTTGGCTGGGTAAACTATCCATTAAGAGATCATTTAGAGCTGGAAACCGGTTTACCTGCTGTTATTGATAATGATGCAAACATTGCAGCACTAGGTGAAATGTGGAAAGGTGCTGGAGACGGCGCTAAGGACTTAATTTGTGTAACACTAGGTACTGGTGTTGGTGGCGGTATTATTTCAAATGGAGAGGTTATCCACGGTGTAAATGGAGCAGGTGGTGAAATCGGACATGTTACGGTTGTCCCTGAAGGTGGAGCTCAATGTGGGTGTGGTAAAACTGGATGTATTGAAACAATCGCATCAGCCACTGGAATCGTAAGGATAGCAAAGGAAAAGCTTCAATCATCTGATCAGGATAGCATTCTTAAGACAATCGCTGATTTAACATCAAAAGATGTATTTGAGGCTGCTGAAAAAGGCGATTCTTTAGCTGTAGAAGTAATTGATTATGTTACATTTCAACTAGGACTTGTACTTGCAAATTTATCCAATGGATTAAACCCTGAAAAGATTGTAATCGGTGGTGGAGTATCTAAAGCAGGCGACCATCTTATCTCTAGAGTTGAGCAATATTTTAAACGCTTTGCTTTCCCACGAGTTGCTAAAGCAGCGTCCATCTCGGTTGCAACATTAGGGAATGATGCAGGTGTAATCGGTGGAGCATGGTTAGTAAAGACAAAATTACTAAATAAATAA
- a CDS encoding carbon starvation CstA family protein, with protein sequence MVTFILCVLILIVGYFVYSKVVERVFGIDDQRVTPAYAKTDGLDYMPMSWWKASLIQLLNIAGLGPIFGAIMGALYGPVAFIWIVAGCLFAGAVHDYFSGMLSIKHGGEQYPTLVGRYLGKSVKTIINLVSLVLMILVAAAFTAGPAQLVEQLTPLSYSASLILIFVYFVLAAVLPINKLIGKIYPIFGLILIIMAVSIGFALFFMDHSIPNLTVENLHPGELPIWPLLMVTISCGAISGFHSTQSPILARTLKKESNGRKVFFGAMVAEGIIAMIWAAAGMTFFGGPDGLQGALAEGGTAGVVNEISKTTLGQFGGILAVLGVIILPITTGDTALRSSRMMLVELLSKFGNFDSKMKTVLMTIPVIVPTYLLTQMDYSFLWRYVGWTNQVVATVMLWTAAMYLLQNNKFHWICSLPALFMTAVTGSYIFYAPEGFQLSYQTSMIIGSLIFLAVLIWFLTQMKKYKNNPLPYEKVA encoded by the coding sequence ATGGTAACTTTTATTTTATGTGTACTTATTTTAATCGTAGGATATTTCGTTTATTCGAAAGTAGTTGAGCGCGTATTTGGTATTGACGATCAACGTGTAACTCCTGCCTACGCAAAAACAGACGGGTTAGACTATATGCCTATGAGCTGGTGGAAGGCATCACTTATTCAGCTACTAAATATTGCAGGCTTAGGTCCAATATTCGGGGCGATTATGGGAGCTCTTTATGGACCAGTTGCATTTATATGGATTGTTGCTGGATGTTTATTCGCTGGCGCTGTTCATGATTATTTTTCCGGCATGCTTTCTATTAAACATGGCGGTGAACAATATCCAACACTTGTTGGACGTTACTTAGGAAAATCAGTTAAAACAATCATAAATTTAGTATCACTTGTGTTAATGATTTTAGTTGCAGCAGCTTTCACAGCGGGACCAGCTCAATTAGTTGAGCAGTTAACACCTTTAAGTTATTCAGCTTCTTTAATACTTATTTTCGTTTATTTCGTATTAGCAGCTGTTTTACCTATTAACAAACTAATCGGAAAAATTTACCCAATTTTCGGACTTATCTTAATCATCATGGCTGTTTCTATTGGGTTTGCTTTATTCTTTATGGATCATTCCATTCCAAATCTAACCGTAGAAAATTTACATCCAGGTGAATTACCAATTTGGCCATTACTAATGGTTACAATCTCTTGTGGAGCCATTTCTGGTTTTCATAGTACTCAAAGTCCAATTTTAGCTAGAACGTTAAAGAAAGAAAGCAATGGACGTAAAGTATTTTTTGGTGCAATGGTTGCTGAAGGTATTATTGCAATGATTTGGGCAGCAGCTGGTATGACATTCTTTGGAGGACCTGATGGACTTCAAGGAGCTCTTGCTGAAGGTGGTACAGCAGGTGTTGTAAACGAAATTAGTAAAACAACATTAGGGCAATTTGGTGGAATTCTTGCCGTACTAGGCGTCATTATTCTTCCTATCACAACAGGAGATACAGCATTAAGATCATCAAGAATGATGCTTGTTGAATTATTAAGTAAATTTGGAAACTTTGATTCTAAAATGAAAACTGTATTAATGACAATTCCAGTTATCGTTCCAACTTATCTTCTAACACAAATGGATTATTCATTCTTATGGCGTTATGTTGGTTGGACAAATCAAGTAGTTGCAACAGTGATGCTATGGACAGCTGCAATGTATTTACTACAGAACAACAAATTCCACTGGATTTGCAGCCTTCCAGCATTGTTCATGACAGCAGTAACTGGCTCTTATATTTTCTATGCACCAGAAGGATTCCAATTATCCTATCAAACTTCTATGATCATCGGTTCACTTATCTTTTTAGCTGTACTAATTTGGTTCTTAACTCAAATGAAAAAATATAAAAACAATCCTCTTCCATATGAAAAGGTTGCTTAA